GGATGAATTGACCAATCATCGTCTTGTCTTAAATAATTCGAGGAAATTTGATTGCCGTAATGATCGCATAAATAGACACGCAAACACATGTTGTTCAGACAATGGAGAAAATGCTCAATGACTTGATCAGGATTTGCAAAACCATCAAATGCCGGTTTTGCAGTTAAAGAGAAGGTTTGATTGAGTGACCGTTCGAAAATAACACGTTTCTTTAATTTATCAGTCAGCGTATCAATCATGTGTCTTCGTTTATGCTGCATCAGGTCGGAGAAAGATATTTTGTGGCGGAAATCAGGACTTGCTTCATAGAAAAGAAAACCCTGATAAAACATCGCTCCATTGTTCTAGGCAGCTTCAAGTTCATCCATTGTTTCTATGCCTTCAAACAAAAGATCTGAACCCATCCTTTGAGCCAAGATTGAGAGTGCATGGAGGACGTGCTGATAACTTTTCGAATGCGTACTTTTTTGCACAAGCTTCAAATCGATTTTTAATAAATCCGGTTCAATATGTGCGATCCGATCAAGAGAACTGAATCCTTTCCCGACGTCGTCTAATGCTATTTGGGCACCGAGGTTCCTATAGTCACGTATTTGATCCATAAACGCTTGATGATGAAGACTTGAACTCTGTTCGGTGATTTCGAGTACAACAGATGACAGATCCGCACCCCTGTTGCCGAACTGAGTCAGTTTCCGGAGGAGACGGTGATGAACGCTTTCTGTCACATAATCCGGATTAATGTTAATAAATAACTGTTTGTTTTGTTTCCATAACTTTGATTGATAAAAAGCGTCAATACCCAGGTTCCGAATCTCTTCATCCATTAGTTGTTTCCGACTTGTTGAAATCGAAGGATTGCTAAAAAACGGTCCGAGTGATTGAATTTCATGGTTGGTATCTTTGTGTCTTCCGAGTAATTCAAAACCAATCACCTCAAAATGATCCGCACCAATGATTGGTTGATAAGCGGGAATCAGGGTATTCAAAAATGAATGAACGTTTGCTTTTATCATGGTTGGCATGCTGGTCCCTCCTGATGTTCTCTCAGTGGATGTAGTAAAGACTAACATGATCAGACGGAAAATATCAAAATAGTGTCAGGTTTT
This genomic window from [Bacillus] selenitireducens MLS10 contains:
- a CDS encoding EAL-associated domain-containing protein; protein product: MFYQGFLFYEASPDFRHKISFSDLMQHKRRHMIDTLTDKLKKRVIFERSLNQTFSLTAKPAFDGFANPDQVIEHFLHCLNNMCLRVYLCDHYGNQISSNYLRQDDDWSIHPEFKGKNWSSRPYFLKNLVEMDIQQSGHLSDPYLDVQTGIELFTFSYPVANGLYLFADFHA
- a CDS encoding EAL domain-containing protein, which translates into the protein MPTMIKANVHSFLNTLIPAYQPIIGADHFEVIGFELLGRHKDTNHEIQSLGPFFSNPSISTSRKQLMDEEIRNLGIDAFYQSKLWKQNKQLFININPDYVTESVHHRLLRKLTQFGNRGADLSSVVLEITEQSSSLHHQAFMDQIRDYRNLGAQIALDDVGKGFSSLDRIAHIEPDLLKIDLKLVQKSTHSKSYQHVLHALSILAQRMGSDLLFEGIETMDELEAA